DNA from Tsuneonella dongtanensis:
AGATGAACGCGTCTGGGCAGCCATTCCGGATCGTCGCGATGTATCCCTGTGCCAGAGCAGCGACTTGCAAGTGATCTGCTGCGACCGTTTGAAAATCGAGGATGAACACAACGTCGTCGCCGCCGTCAGTCAAGTTTCCCACCCTCTGGGCAAGGGCGCCCATTCCCGGAAAAGCAGGTCGTGGCAGATGTATAACTAGCCCTCGGTCGAACCCCCAGAGGCAATCAATCTGCGCGCTTTCCTCAACGGTATTAGGGCTTAGCTGCGCGACTGGGATAAAGTTCTCGTGATCCTCGATAAAACCGCACCACGATGCGAAACCCCCATCCGCGCGGCGCAATCGATCGAGTTCGCCGAACACTGGACGTTGCTGTGTGGGCTCGCGGTCGCCAACTCCAACGATAATCGGGCGCTCCCCATAAGCCTCTTCAAGTCGGTCGAGAGCGTTTTGAAGGCGATTTGACCCTACCCAAGGACGCAGGGGCACGTAGGGTAGCATCCGATCTTTTGTGCTGTCTGGTAACTCCTCAAGCGCCCTCATTTCGCCCGGTCGAACCGAAAGCAAGGGAATGTACGCCAGACTGTCGAAATCTCTAAGCGCCATCTATGTCGATCCGAAGTGTCTCCAGCCTCACTGACATCGCTGGTTCAGAGACATTCAGCTCATTTGCAAGATGCGCGAGTCGATCACCCACATCTTTTTCGATTGCGTCATTTAATGCTGCGTCAATTAGATGTGGCGGCATCAATATATCGGCTGCAAGGCGGTTAGCCTCCTGCTCCCTGCGATCACTCAAGGACGAACGATACAGCTTATCGTCCTGAATGCCATTTCCAATCTGATCTCGGTGAAGAAGAAAATGGGCTAGTTCGTGAGCCACTGTGAAACGCTGCCGCCGCTTTGGGTCATGCCGATTGACGCGTATGGTGTAAGTGCCATCTGGCGCGCGGGTGATTTCGCCTGATATCCCTGGCGAAAGCGTAGCAGCTTTCACTTCTACGCCTAAGGCCGTTGCGATCTCGCGCAGCCTTACGGCACCTTCGGCTTGGAAGCCGAGAATAGTCTCCCGAATACTAGCCGCTAGACCTCTCCACTCAGGAGACATATTTAGTTCCCGTCATCGTTTGGCAGCGCATCTGGCGCGCCTTCTCCTTCAACATCGTCCTGATAAAGCTCATCATCCTTGGCCCGATTTCCAAAGGTAACTTCGTCCACCCGAACTTTGATCCGCTCTTCCATCTCGTCTGAGTTGATCTCCTCGCTGATCGCTCGTTCAAGATAGCGACGAATCTCTCCGTTCTCAATCTGTTCCTTTACCTCCTCAACTGCCGCCTCTTGGGCGGCTAGAGTGGCGCTGCGTTTGAGTTCAGAAAATCCCCAGACCGCCGCGATGGCAAAAGCGACGCCAAGGACCGTCACAAGTACACCAACCGCCGTCAACAGGACTGCCGCGAGGTCTAGGTAGCTGAAGCCATTGGGAGTGAGATCTCCCAGCCAACCCAGGAGTATGACACTCGCGAAGGCGCCCGTGATCCCCCCTACGAC
Protein-coding regions in this window:
- a CDS encoding beta family protein is translated as MALRDFDSLAYIPLLSVRPGEMRALEELPDSTKDRMLPYVPLRPWVGSNRLQNALDRLEEAYGERPIIVGVGDREPTQQRPVFGELDRLRRADGGFASWCGFIEDHENFIPVAQLSPNTVEESAQIDCLWGFDRGLVIHLPRPAFPGMGALAQRVGNLTDGGDDVVFILDFQTVAADHLQVAALAQGYIATIRNGCPDAFICLSATSFPSSFDNLPAQQIYERRLFNQLTALGIPELIYSDRGSARIERPGGGGGQPYPRIDYPLAADWRFFRHETQSGFSGYQAQARLLAATQFWNPNIRVWGTQMIERTIAGDRSAISSPQKATAARINLHLQVQTFHDDPALAEETEDDWDE
- a CDS encoding ImmA/IrrE family metallo-endopeptidase, whose translation is MKAATLSPGISGEITRAPDGTYTIRVNRHDPKRRQRFTVAHELAHFLLHRDQIGNGIQDDKLYRSSLSDRREQEANRLAADILMPPHLIDAALNDAIEKDVGDRLAHLANELNVSEPAMSVRLETLRIDIDGA